From Hirundo rustica isolate bHirRus1 chromosome 19, bHirRus1.pri.v3, whole genome shotgun sequence, a single genomic window includes:
- the PROCA1 gene encoding protein PROCA1, translated as MCAPGLLCRLLLLLFLFLLLLLPPAPGAAPPGRPRARRGLTYPGTLWCGAGSNADSYEQLGEHRDTDRCCRDHDHCQHVIHPFTARYGYRNLRWHTISHCDCDHRLKECLRRVNDTASRVVGQAFFNVIQVPCFEFTYREECVEPYLYVWCKTYNTVAVAVPREPVLYEFGGELIDRAARPRGVPLSPPWGSVGGGALDHHTGTASKAVKKERKRKKDKKNKGKGLKKKVSSEKGARSRPAGAAPADPWALLPSLGEASNTILSDAPAREGLGREPAPATPSPVPTTSGKRRRKERNRKKRLKSKTEAEPPRELQL; from the exons ATGTGCGCCCCGGGGCTGCTctgccgcctcctcctcctcctctttctcttcctgctgctcctgctgccacctgcgcccggagcggccccgccgggaCGGCCCCGTGCCCGCCGCGGGCTCACCTACCCCGGGACGCTGTGGTGTGGTGCGGGCAGCAACGCGGACAGCTACGAGCAGCTGG GGGAGCACCGGGACACGGACCGGTGCTGCCGGGACCACGACCACTGCCAGCACGTCATCCACCCCTTCACCGCCCGCTACGGCTACCGCAACCTGCGCTGGCACACCATCAGCCACTGCGACTGCGACCACCG GTTGAAGGAGTGCCTGCGGCGCGTGAACGACACGGCCTCGAGGGTGGTGGGCCAGGCCTTCTTCAACGTCATCCAGGTGCCTTGCTTCGAGTTCACCTACAGGGAGGAGTGTGTGGAGCCTTATCTCTATGTCTG GTGCAAGACGTACAACACGGTGGCCGTGGCGGTGCCCCGAGAGCCGGTGCTGTATGAATTTGGGGGGGAGCTCATCGACCGGGCAGCCAGGCCCAGGGGAGTCCCCCTGAGCCCCCCGTGGGGCAGCGTAGGGGGAGGAGCCCTGGATCATCACACTGGCACGGCCTCCAAGGCGGtcaagaaagagaggaagagaaagaaagataagaaaaataagggGAAAGGTCTGAAAAAGAAAGTCTCTTCTGAAAAGGGGGCACGGAGCCGTCCTGCGGGTGCTGCCCCCGCTGATCCCTGGGCCCTGCTGCCATCCTTGGGGGAAGCATCCAACACCATCCTGAGCGATGCCCCGGCACGGGAGGGACTGGGCAGGGAGCCAGCGCCAGCCACTCCCTCCCCGGTCCCCACCACCAgcgggaagaggaggaggaaggagaggaacagaaagaagaggctgaagagtaAAACTGAGGCTGAGCCCCCAcgagagctgcagctctga